A genomic stretch from Limanda limanda chromosome 11, fLimLim1.1, whole genome shotgun sequence includes:
- the twist1b gene encoding twist-related protein 1b: MSEENMGEESSSSPVSPVDSQSNSEGEQDSQPKRCGRKRRPSRKSGEDSDSPTPGGKRGKKSSSSGSPQSFEDLQSQRVMANVRERQRTQSLNEAFTSLRKIIPTLPSDKLSKIQTLKLASRYIDFLYQVLQSDELDSKMSSCSYVAHERLSYAFSVWRMEGAWSMSTSH; the protein is encoded by the coding sequence ATGTCTGAGGAAAATATGGGCGAAGAGTCTAGTAGCTCGCCAGTATCTCCCGTGGACAGTCAGAGCAACAGCGAGGGGGAGCAGGACAGTCAGCCCAAGAggtgtgggaggaagaggaggccgagCAGGAAGAGCGGAGAGGACTCGGACAGCCCGACCCCTGGGGGGAAACGAGGGAAGAAgtccagcagcagcggcagcccGCAGTCCTTCGAGGATCTCCAGTCGCAGCGCGTCATGGCCAACGTGAGGGAGCGCCAGAGGACCCAGTCCCTGAACGAGGCGTTCACGTCGCTGCGTAAAATCATCCCCACGCTGCCCTCGGACAAGCTCAGTAAAATACAGACGCTGAAACTCGCTTCCAGATACATCGACTTCCTTTACCAGGTGCTGCAGAGCGACGAGCTGGACTCCAAGATGTCAAGCTGCAGTTATGTGGCGCATGAGAGGCTGAGCTACGCCTTCTCAGTGTGGAGGATGGAGGGCGCCTGGTCCATGTCAACATCTCACTAA